In Glycine max cultivar Williams 82 chromosome 10, Glycine_max_v4.0, whole genome shotgun sequence, the DNA window TCTCCAACCGGAGATGCTTCATGGGTTTCTTAGCCTAAGGAGTCGTGTCTTTCGAGTTCTTCAGTGCTAGAGCAAATTGATGTGGCACTTTAGATTTCTTTAGCGGATAATGCATTCCTTATGTAAGGAACCATTTTTTaccattaaaaaatcattacttTCACAAAATTCGTACTCCCCAACCATCAACTAGATTAAGAGGGAAAAATTCACATAGATGAAGCAAACGAAGAAGATGAATagttccaacaacaacaaattcaaCCAGTATTCAGAACCAaataaaatttcacaaaaaaaattgtattttacccaaacaaataaaatcaccCATTGCAATCtcaactcaaaataaaatacaaactaGATTGAAGAGATATTGAAACATACAAAGTTTGGAGTGTGGTGGTTTCATATCCGCACTCTGTCAACCACAACATGATCAACAAAGTCAACCTCATTCATTTCACAATCATTGTCAATAGAGTATGAACAACTCACTAATTCCAACGATGCCATTCTAAGTGACTTCAAACATCGCTTGTTATTCTTCAACCACACCAAAACTACCTCCATCTGTGCCCTCCTCCACGACCACCTCGACCAACCCGCCACAACCTTCAGGGTGCTGAACCTAGATCTGAAGGAAGATGTTCAAATGTTCATCGTCAATATGCTTGGAAAGTTTAACCCACCGGCAACTACTTTGCATTTTTGGCGGCGATGAGATCTTTGTGAGAATCCATTGAAGTATGTCGTTAGGTTGATACAGAAAGCACATGGCTGATCTAATGGCAAATGAGGGAAGGCTTTATGGCCAATCTAAAAGGGCGAGGTGTTGCATACGACACACAATGGGAGAATGCACTGTAAAGAGATGTTGAAAGTGGAGTAAGGGATGCAATGAGGGAAGGATATGGAGTGGAGTAAGGTCGGTTCTCaaggaaaatgacaaaaaggAAAGTGAGGAGATGAAGGGAAAGACATCGGAAGATtatgtagttttttttcttcaaaaattaaattaagcaaGATAAAATATCagtttttattctttgtttaatATTACATGCTAATCCCAATTGCTTTAATTTTACCATTTGCAATCAATCTTACTGATATCTATCACTTGTCATTTCCAAAGTGTCGTTGTGAGCaagattaaattttttgtgAGTACTGAATTTTTATTGTTAACTATTGATGGTATAAATATAAGTTCTATTGATTAAGTTCTGTACACAATTCTTCCACTTcttacattatttttcttgttcttgtaagatctcaattttatttcttctctttgaGATGAATCCCaatcattataattatcaatattACTACAACCATTTGCAAAATCAACCATTGGTTACGAgtgaaaattctcaaaatacACTGTCGTATGTTATGTATCCACCATAACCCCATACCAgtgaaaattctcaaaatccGCCGTAATATGTTATGTATCCACACATGTGATATATGCATCCTTCATCCAATGTAGAGTCACCTACCAATGATAGTTCTCAAAATCCACAATTTTGTAGTCAAGCACCACCACCCACCACTCCAAACACGTGTTATAGACCTTCTTTATCCAATATTGAGTCCCCTAGCAATAAAGTTGAATCACCAATCGGTCTAGACAATATTCAACTAGTTGAGGGAGAACAAAATTCTAGTGGAAACAAAAATCGCATAGCATTCTTAGTGACAAAAGATGTGGTTCTCGTTCGATTGGGGCTCACTGTGTCAAAGAACTCGATTACAAGAGTCAACCAAACATCACAGCAATATTGgacaaggataaaaaaatgcatacaaCAACGATGAAAAGCATCAAAGTGTGTAATTTTGTGAAAAAAGCTAGACTCAATTGAAATCTCGGTGGAACAGAATCCACCCTCCAATTCAAAAGTTTAATGGATGCTACAAACAAGCAGATAAACATAAGATAAGTGGAAGTTCAAAGAAGAATGTTATTGTTGATGCTCATATAATTTACTCCTAGGATAccggtaaaaaaaattgaggttgAGCATGCTTGGTTATTGTTGAAAGATCAaccaaaatttgatgcaaaatttaTGTCAAAGTCTTCAAAAAGAACCAAGGTTTCTGCTGGTGAAGATTACTCATCCTCTTCAAACCCAGAGACACCCATTGAAGTTGAAGAATATGATACACCATCGCTAATGTTTCGCTCAATTGGACAAAAAGCGGCAAAAAGGAAGAGTAGAGAAAAAGGAGCTTCTAACACTCTCGATTTATTTGACATAAAAAGTgtaatgaaggaaaaaaatgtgaaCACATCAAAACTTATTCAGTTAAAATAGGAAAAGCGTTTGCAAGAACAGGAAAAACATATGAAATATGAAATCCTCATGAAGGATGCATCTAACATGTTCGAACAACAATGCCAAGCCCACCAAAAATATTGTGaccatattagaaaaaaaaactaggatATTAAATGTTTAGTTATGTACTAATGTTGTGCTAATGTTGtgtttcttctttaattttagttgtgtaggttgtattttaaattcaaaattttatgttgTAAAACTAACCGTtgtaattcattatttttaattgatatttaatactttcttcaattattgatatttagtatttttatacataaaaactcaaaaaatgaataaattattgtatttgAACAATAATTaagttacaataaaaaaatataaatgtgtgaATTTTATAGTCTCCTATGGTTTCACATTgaagtaaaattatatatgaatttcttagaacataacattataataattacaaaaagtATCATGAAGatcacaaaaaattaattaaaaaactcacAAATAATTACATTGAAGATGTCCTAAGCAACCATTGCTTAGCAAATTTATACCATAAATAGAATATTTTTCAACCATTATAGGACCCACAAAATTAATCTCACCCACTCCAACAACCTTAGTATTAGAgtaaatttcatataaaatgtttaaatttatgtagAATTATAAAACCCCACAAAATTATGATGAGCAACCAATCTAAACAATTATGCATTATAAATGCTCTAATGAAATGGTTTTAAGTGTGTGCTTTTCTTGACTGTAGACATTTGCTGCAGACCTTGTACTCGAAACTCAATTTGAGATCCAGCATATAATCAATCAAACTATGTtgttcgataaaaaaaaaaaaaaattgtagaaaaatattattaatgtctCAAAATCAGTAAtggttaaatatttttcataatcagATGCTTTGTGCATCATATTCCATTAGCATCATCATTGGCCAGAGAATTTAAATAGAGCAGAAATTTTAGGCCATCCATGCTATCCACATTGACATGGCATATAACATAGGGGGTATAATAATCTATACGGTTCTACATGACATTTAATGAAAATGGTCCCTTCAAATACAACACAATACATCAAGGTGCATAGTTTCACAAGTACATTCTTGAGATCTATAATGTAAACCTGTGCCATAGTAGTTACAGAAAGCTTATTTACAACACACTAACAAGCTTATTAAAACATGCCCTATATAATCTCCTAGATGTCTTGTTAGGCAGCTTTGGCGAAACCAACTCGGAGGTTCCCATAGTCAAAGACGGTGTGATATACCCTCATGAAAACATCGCCAAGAATCCTTCAAGCAGATAGTGACAATAGAATCAGAAAAATAAGTAAAGGGAGAAACTTAGAACAAGAGATAATTGATTTCATGCATGGTTGTTCTGTActatgcaagtgtgtgcataatgaataatataaattgattaACGTTATAGGGGTAACATACCAGAGAGGACCTCGAGGAGGAGGAATGTCAAAAGCAATAAACCCACTAAGGCAAACTTCTGCAATGCCTTCTCCAGTTTTCAGAATATACTGAAATTGCAAAgcattttcagaatcaaaaaaaaaaaaatctaagttaGCCTTGGGATATAGTCATATACTCATAGATAATAGGTAATATCATAATTCGTTGTTCAACATGCCCTCCAATTCAATTACATGTTTACATCTTTAGGAAAGTTATTGCTATTAGTTTTTCTTTGAACTATAATTCATATTTCAACCCAAAAGCCATTCAATGTTCTTTTGATGCTTACAGTAAATTGATGGAGTATAATCATCTAACAAAACTgcattgtaatttaattattcaaaatttcaaaacctAACCTGCTCAGGGGTGAGGGTGAAAGGTTTGTCTCCAACAGTAAACGTGATGTTTGGCAATCCATAAATGCTATTACAGTCTACTACTGACTCTCCATTTGGACTTGGCAAGCTCTCGCACAGCTGCCAATGATCAAGGGGAAAAAATAAATCAGCACACCGTATATTGATATAAATGTAACCCACAACTTGGATTTCTGGACAGGTTGGTTCAAAAGGCCTACCTGATTTACATAGTTGAATACTATCTCCTTGGTCTTCTTTTGTTTTAGTTGATTCTGAATCCAAACCACAAGCATCTGACAGGAAGTGCACAAAGCAGTATCTTTAGCTGATAACTCTCTTTGTCCCTTTTCGGTCACCATCTCAATTCCATTGCTGCATGGTATTAGGATTCAAAGTAAACTTTGGAGTCTGTTTCACCCAAAATCTGATAGCATTATAAGCAAGAATAGAACCTAAACTCTCCCAATAGCAAAAGAAGAAATGTATAAACCAGTAATTGTAACCTACGAAGGGTATCAAGCCCTGAGAAATTGGTTGGTAATAGAGGTTCTTTGACAATTATTTTTGCAGAAAATTTCTGCATATTGTATACTTGATTATACTCAGAACTTGACTTTAAGCTCACAGCCAGAATTATTAAGCATCCATCAAACATCTTTAAATCATTACTCAATCGAAGTATACTGAATCAAATATGACAAAAAGAGCATACAAAAcattgatatataaaaaatgcttcttacaaatttaaaagaCCAAATCCTAACCTCTCTGATTTAGCCCTTTTGAAACATAAACCAACCTGTGAGCATACATCATCAGGTCGTACCTGCAAATCAAGATCAAACTAATTCAGGCTGGGGAGTGAAAACACGGGAAGGGAAAGGGCAAAGACTGCAATTGAGGTGAAGAGAAAACTTCACGGTTGGGCAAAGAGAACTTACCCCTGATACCAAGAGATCCCATAACAATTCTCCATATTCAGAAACAACTTCCTTACATTCTACACTTAGAACTCCTTCAGCTCCAATAGCATGATTGATTTCAGTTACAACAGtctgaaataaaaaaacagtcataaatagtataaatgaaaaattataaacaataaatcTTCAAAAAGATGTAAGCACGCACAGTTGGACCAGCAAGCAAAGATGTTCCTGAATCCACAATAGCAGCACAGCCACCCTCACAAACACCTAAAATAACATTGATATATGCCATAATTAGATACATTTCACAAACACCTAAAATAACATTGATATATGCTAGAAGATATGTTGAGTACACAGATCatgtttctttaaaatatactaCAGTAAGGAGGGGAAAAATACACACCAAGTTTGCTCCTTATACCATATTCTAAATCCTTTCAACAACTCAATCACTCAATTATTTCTAAATAACTCCCcaaaaaacaactaaaactaTCTTCTAGCATTGAAGAACAATGAAGTCACCTGTTGAGAGAcctccaataaaaaaatctccCATTTCaatctgaaaaagaaaatattcatgTGAGcttttcaacaatataatatacATTTAAAGAAAATTCCAGATAAAAACTAAATCTTGTTTTGCTAACCTGCCAGTAGCCCTTTTTAGTAACTGGGACATAAATATGATCTCCTTTGAAGTGTTTAGGATCAATACCTCCAAAAATTAGTTCACCACCATCTTTCGCTTTTGGATCACCATTGAGCCAAAAAGAGAACACCTGTTCGCTTACAAGATTTTGCTTCACCATATTGTACCTGTAATTTATAATGGAGCAGTAAATTAAAAGACTTGTCATTTGTCCTTCTGATATGGGAACCAGATGCAAATGAATTAACAAAGGACAGGAAGAAACATACCATACTGGCACAGCATTTTCAACTGAGATCTCCTGAAACCCAAGCCCAAGTAATCCATCAAACTTAGCTAACACAAAGGAAAGACTTCCTTCTCGGGTAGCCTCGATGAAATCCTACAGTTGAAAAGGATAATGTAATGGTGAATTCTCTAAAGTATTGCTGCAAAACTGTACAGTCTAGATGTGGGAACTCATGTATAAACAAGCACTCACCTGATTCTTGACAACAACATCACCAACTTTAACATGATCTTTACTGAAAAAACCAGATATTGATCCAGATCCATATCCTATTTTACATGATGTTCCTGATTGACAAGTAAAAAAGTAAATTCAAACATATTAAACGGCATCCGCGTAGCATCTTATTTAACATGATTCTGAATACTGAGAAGCTGGCATTACCATTTTTGGTATATGTTTTGGATTTCTTTGACTTGTACCAATGATGGGTATAGCACGCAATCTGTAACAGAACATTGGTCAATAGGACTCATTGGTAGTGAAGATTGAACACACAGGAGTTAAGTTGAACTCACAGAAAAATAGCACTTTGATGATGGAACCCAGAGGTTGGAACTACCGGTATCAAATATGACATTAAATTTCTGTGGGGGTGTGCCAATTCCAATCTCTCCATAATATTGTGCAtccaaataatttttcaaaggtACTATGCCCTCGTCAATTGGTTTGCCAAGATCATGATCATACGCACCCAACACAGGTCTGCCTAATCTTGGCTTTTCTCTTACCATTCTAGCTGCTCTGATACTATCAAGATCTAGATCTCTCTTCTTCAAACCAATTCTCATTAGTCcaaaggagaaagaaggaaGAAGTGAGCATGTTAAAGCCCACAAGCAAAAGACCAACCACAAATACTTGTGCCCCATCATCAGGGAGAATCTGCCATACAAGGTAATATGACAGTAAGAAGAGTTCGAAATAGTCCCAATTTTACATACAAGGTAGCAACCATGAAACAGAATCATAGATATAGtccaaaaattaacaattagcaCACCAAGTCCTTATAGCCTAATTTCCACATGAACAAAATCAACAATAAATTAACATCAAATCAGATAAACCATAAAgacaatattataaaaaaaattctcagagGATAATCGATTCTTCTTATCTAGATGTTCAACAATGATTACCTTGTACTCTTGTAGTTATTCTCTTGCCTCCTTGTTAGTCTCTgctaagagtaattttttttaataagaacatTTAAAATGGGGGTAAAAGCTCACTCAGTAACAGTATACTTTTTACAGATTTTGGtcatgtttggataaatttttttataagcgcttctgaaagaaagaaaaaaaaagaaggaaaaactgaaataatttttttgtgagttaaaattagcttatgcataagctaataTGTAGAAATTCTCTCTTATTAACTCTTctaaaagttgattttaatttatgcataagctaattatgggagaaacatttttcatttttctcaagtGGAACCTTAAGTGAGCAACACTTGTCTTCTCCATCTTATctctttttaatgtttaatttcaGTTGATTTATCCATTTCTAAATTCGTTTAACACaaatacaaagaaaatgaaCAGCTAAACCCCAAATCCATATTATCCATATGCGGAATATTCGAatagattcatcaaaagaaaaggaagggcTAAAAGTGAGACGAAACATGTTTACACAGATAACATGAAGACAGATCAAAACCAGTGGAAAACTGAGGATAAAATATCACAGTAGAGAAGTCACCTGGACTGAACTCAACATATCATAAacatagaaaaggaaaaaaaaatcataatcaaaatcaaacctgTACTATAGCAAAACTAGGACAAATCAAATCTAGTGGAAATTAGAAGAAACCAAGTTTGTTGAACTCACTGATGATTATATGATTAAAGTTTTCaactttctttcttatttttttgtcatatgtaattaaagaattaaaaaaaaaaaaaaaaaaaaagcaaacctTAAGCTGCTGCAGATGCTTGTGCAGCTAGGAGCGTAGTACTAAAGTCCAAAGCAGAGTTGATGCAAGAACAATTTACCCACCAAGTTAGGAAGGTCGAAGGTCGTCTAGGAGCAGCAGATTTGGATTCTTCTGAGGCTcatttaatatacatttttttattatttatttaatagataCTTGGTTTGTAAAACAAATACGTGTACGTACGTAATTGCTATAAAAATATCGGTGATGACATCAACGAGGCCATGCTTTAATagtctaataaataattaatgcttTATCTAATGAAAATTGTATGTTaaagtttataatataattggaagagaaaaataaagagaaataaaaaatattggagaaatGTTTAGAATATATGTTTATCTATCATTATTCTTatcaaattatcttaaaatgatAATGCGTTTGTGTATATTACTCGTATGGAAAtatgttatcttatttttttttttatctaagacaaacatgtttttttttgtactgaaaaaaaaaaacttaactttCTCGTGCTCGTGCAATATTCTTTAGTTTTATCTAGggcaaaaaaaactattatttaatcaaGGGAAAATATATTCTTATTGGGTTTATGGGTGGGCTGTTATAACACTAACCCGGTCCATTTGACTCCGGCCCAACCTCTCTACAAGGCACAAGGAAGAAAAGCAGAAATGTGCTTTCTTCCTTGCAAAGTCGAGGCTGCAACGTTCTTTAGCTTCACTCTCTTTGTATTTTGAGGTAATTCTTTTATCATTCTGAACTGAAGCTTCAATTCAGCTTCACCTTCTTTTATTTCATACTTATAATGAGTTTCTTTCTGTTAAACCTCATGTTGCTGCAACCTGAATGCCAATTCATTCGTTTGGCCCTTATCTAACATGTTCCTTTAATTCTGTTCCTGCTTACATATTAAAATCTGGTTTTTATCTATAGTTTGATTATTTGATGGGCTTGCTTGTTGAGTGTTTGATAAAATGACCCCAAGGGACTGGTTGACACGACTAGGATTTAAATGCAATCATATTTGATTGAGAGATGGTATATTGGCCACTTCAGTTCCTTGTTAAAGAATAATTACTGTAAAAAATTACGAATCTTAATGATACAGAGGCTTCTGTTCTGATCAATGTTTTGTTATTGGGAAGTctatgttctttttatttttctagtttGCTTAGATAGAAGGGTCTATATATTGTATACAATTTGCTGGCTTCTCGCGGGAGTGTGAACATGTTTGGATGCATTTTTCTAAAAGCACttctaagagaaaaaataagaagagaaaaagaaaatgaatttcttcataaattaaaatgagttCTCAATTAGCTAATTTATAGAGGCTCTCTTATATAGCTTCTCTAAAAGATGAGAGCACATCTACAAATTAGCTAATGGTTAATGGTTAACTAATAGAAGACTTTTTTTACCTTATGGAGaagctcattttattttttcttcttatagaaATACTTCTAGAGAAGTTTACCCATACCTAATTAGATAACTTCTTCTATAAGCTAAAATTAGCGTatacataagttaatttgtaaaaaCTCTCTCGTATTAGTTTCACCAAAACCTAATGGTAATTTATGGAtgagttaattttagcttataaaagaagtttatttcatttttccttcttatcttcttttctttttagtgctttatggaaaaaattatccaaacatGGCCTATATCCTAGTTCTTGTTATGAGACAATATTTCCAGGGGAAATCTGAAATGTGACTTCTCTGAATTTGACTTTTTAAAGGAAATAAAACTGTTTAATAGAGACCATAGTTGCATATATTgagataaatttatattttataaaatatgtccTGATAGCTTCTGCTGCTGCATTAGCTTTGTGATAATGAAGCTTGTCTTTGTCCATTTTGATTCTTAATGTGCATAACAAACCTGTCTCGTATATTGTGTGGCTATTGTCATgtagttatttaaaaattaaaaattatcataggCAGAattctactaaaaaaaataaaacaagtagtTTCCACAACTTGCAATATCAGCAGCATCAGGAGATATTTCGTTCCTTGCATATACTTGATTCCACCCTACTAGCCAATTAGGTATCAACTTTATACTTTTCTGCACTTACAatgattatttcttttatcctgtttgattttcattttacatCAACCACTTTTAAGTTAGTAATCTGTAATTGCCATTTCTCAAGTGCCTTCTAACTGTTTGAGTAAATTCCGCTTTATCACATGGTCTTTTTTGTTTGCTTGTTTGCATTGCAATCCCAGGCACATTGATGCAAAGTAACTTTCTGATATGCTTACTGTTATATTAAAGTTAGAGCCATTCTAGTGGACATCTTTCTTATGCACACTTGCACAGTATGTTGAGGCATTAGCTGTTAATTACCAGGGATATTTGTGTCAGGTAGCTAACACAATGTCACCGAGGTATTTCTTAGGCTATTCTGATGGTGAGGTCTTGAGATCTGATGCAAAACCTTGTTCTAGGCTAATGAGGCACACAGATGCAATCTTTAGTGTTGGTGGAGTATTGGGATTTT includes these proteins:
- the LOC100776327 gene encoding aspartic proteinase — encoded protein: MMGHKYLWLVFCLWALTCSLLPSFSFGLMRIGLKKRDLDLDSIRAARMVREKPRLGRPVLGAYDHDLGKPIDEGIVPLKNYLDAQYYGEIGIGTPPQKFNVIFDTGSSNLWVPSSKCYFSIACYTHHWYKSKKSKTYTKNGTSCKIGYGSGSISGFFSKDHVKVGDVVVKNQDFIEATREGSLSFVLAKFDGLLGLGFQEISVENAVPVWYNMVKQNLVSEQVFSFWLNGDPKAKDGGELIFGGIDPKHFKGDHIYVPVTKKGYWQIEMGDFFIGGLSTGVCEGGCAAIVDSGTSLLAGPTTVVTEINHAIGAEGVLSVECKEVVSEYGELLWDLLVSGVRPDDVCSQVGLCFKRAKSESNGIEMVTEKGQRELSAKDTALCTSCQMLVVWIQNQLKQKKTKEIVFNYVNQLCESLPSPNGESVVDCNSIYGLPNITFTVGDKPFTLTPEQYILKTGEGIAEVCLSGFIAFDIPPPRGPLWILGDVFMRVYHTVFDYGNLRVGFAKAA